From Candidatus Polarisedimenticolia bacterium:
CGGATTGAAGGAAGCGAGGGTCCGGCTGACGGTGACGCGAGGCGAGGGCGGACCCGGGTTCGAGCGTCTCGCCGGAGCCGCTCCCTGCGTGATCATCGCCCTCGGCCAGGCACCGCCCGTCCCCTCCGAGACCTTGCGCGAAGGGGTGGCGGCCGTCGTGGCGAGAATCCGCCAGACCGGCCGGGACAACCTCGACCCGGCGCTCAAGTCGATCAGCCGCATCCATCTCGCCCTGGCGCGGATGGAGGCGGAGGAGGCGGGGGCGCGGGAGGCGATCCTGCTGGGCAGCGACGGCGTTCTCAGGGAAGGGACCGCCAGCAACCTCTTCATGGTGCGCGCCGGGAAGCTGCAGACCCCCTCCCTCGAATGCGGCATCCTGCAAGGGGTGACGCGAGGCGTCGTCCTAGAGCTGGCGGAGAATCGCCGCATCGCCTGGGAGGAGGGACGCTACGGGACGGAGGAGCTGCACGCGGCGGAAGAGGTGTTCTTGACCAATACTTCCTGGGGAGTCCTGCCGGTGGGC
This genomic window contains:
- a CDS encoding aminotransferase class IV yields the protein MAPSSGSPRGWAPLVWINGSILPAAEARVSVFDRGLLLGDGVYETLLLRHGRLFRWREHEQRLWQSLSLARISLPLASAALAEAILACASANGLKEARVRLTVTRGEGGPGFERLAGAAPCVIIALGQAPPVPSETLREGVAAVVARIRQTGRDNLDPALKSISRIHLALARMEAEEAGAREAILLGSDGVLREGTASNLFMVRAGKLQTPSLECGILQGVTRGVVLELAENRRIAWEEGRYGTEELHAAEEVFLTNTSWGVLPVGRLDGRSVGTGRSGPIALHLAAAIQELVDSECGGAQP